Below is a genomic region from Balaenoptera acutorostrata chromosome 9, mBalAcu1.1, whole genome shotgun sequence.
CGTCTAATCAAAGAGGTCCATGTTAAATCAGCAATGCTGTTTACCTAATGATGCTCAGATAGGCAAAGCTGTAGAATGCTACTGATCTGTGGTGGCAAGAGTGTGGGGAACAGGCACCCATACGTTCCCAGAGCCCGACAGTCAAGAGGGGCGTAGCTTTCAACCCAGCAGTTCTaagagtttcttctgagaaaatgGTATACGAAGAATTACACGCTTACATAATTGTATTCAACACTTGTTATCCTTAACGATAGACTTGGTTTCCATCAAAAGAAGATCaggaagttccctggtggtctagtggttaggatttgctgctttcactgccatggcccaggttcaatgcctggccagggaactaagatcctgcaagctatgTGGCCtggtcaaaatttttttaaaaattgtttttaataaaaaaaattgtttttaaaaaaggagatcaAATATATTGTTCAACCATGATACGAAGGAGAATGCAGCTGTTAAAAGTAataggtagggcttccctggtggcgcagtggttgagaatctgcctgctaatgcaggggacgcgggttcgagccctggtctgggaagatcccacatgccgcggagcggctgggcccgtgagccacggttgctgagcctgcgcgtctggagcctgtgccccgtgacgggaggggccgcgatggagagaggcccgcgcaccgcgatgaagagcggtccccgcaccgcgatgaagagcggtccccgcaccgcgatgaagagtggcccccgcttgccgcaactggagaaagccctcgcacgaaccgaggacccaacacagccaaaaataaataaataaataaaataaataaataagaaaatcctttaaaaaaaaaaaaaaaaaaagtaataggtAATGACACAAGATGTCTACctttgcatgaaaaaaaaagttaaagagaaaagtTGGTTACGTAATGTGATTCCAGTTGGCATCTATAGACTCATGCTTGGTTTAAACACAGCATCGATGCCATTCCCAGAACCACCCTTCCGTGCTGTTTAAACGCTCACAATGAGCTTGTGCAATGAAGGCAATGGTAAGAAGAGTTGGCCCTGGATGGAACTGGATCCCTGACCCCTCAGAGCCTGTCAGCCTGGCTCCTCCAAACAACATCCAAGCTGAGAATCCTCACTTATTTCATACTAACCCTGAAAAGTATATCCCATAGGCCCTGCACAAGCCAGGAGGTGGGACAGAACACGTCATCCCTAGTCACAGATGGGGAAATAGTCCCAGCTAAGGGGAGTTCCTTAACTAACTTCCATAGCAAGTGTCTGGATCTTCCTGCCTAAGTGCTCTATTCTGCTAGAAAAGCCTAAGGCAGCTGCTTCCCCTAACCCCTCCTCATCTTGAGCTATAAGCTTGTCCTCatatggggaagaaaaaaaaaatttaggtaaGCATTAGTtttggggcaggaggaggagaaattcTGGTAGTTAatagtactcagtaaatgttggctgTTATGTACTATTCTAAGGATTCTTatctattaactcattttatccaACATCCCTATGGGGAtaggtattattcccattttacagatgaggaaaccgaggcgcAGAAGAGTTCAATAACTcaatatcacacagctagtaagaggcagagccagggttaTAACTCAAACAGCCTGGCTTATATTCAACCAGTATCCTGAAAACAGAAAAGATGGAGCTGGCCAGGGCTGGACAGTGCCTGCATGGTGTCAAGGCCACGGGCCTGACTCAAGCACTGTGGTTCCCTTTATGCCACTTCTCTAACTCACGCCCTACCAAAGGCCAGAGAGGTGTCTGAAACCAAGTTTGACTTCCCCACCAGATCCTCCAGCTGCCAGAGGCTGAACCCAACCCACTCCACCTAGGTTGGGTTACCTTTCCCACCCTAGAAGCTCTACATGGCAGCAAAGACCTTTCCAGACCGACAAGTCAGAGATGAAGGTCCATGTCATACACGAGCAGACGGTCAGCAGCACAGCCAGCACTGGTACTGACCTGTCTGGCAGCCGTGCCCACTGTGGCGTCAGGCAGCCTCAGGGCCAACAGGCTGCCATTCAGCCTGTGCCAACCATCCCTGTGTGGACCAGTCCCAGGGGCCAAGGGAGTGGGAAGGGGGGCTGGTGATGGGAGAAGTAGCCAGCATCCTCtatgggaggctgggaggctcaGAGGGGGACCGGGAGGAGCTTGTTCAAGTCAAGTTTAGTTCTTTTGGCCCCGGGAGCTCTGGATTCCCTCATCCATGATGGCAACCAAGTGGCATGCTTCGAGGGTGCCCACTCGGAGCTCCTGTGTCTGTGAGAAGGTGACAAGCCTTCACAGGCCATTAGCCCTGCCAGGTTCCCGATTCCCAGCTATTGCTGTGCTTTGACTCTGCCATGAGTTGACCTCCCCCTACCTTCTCTTGTCCtgctttctctgcctggaatgccgcCTTTCCTTCCGGAGAAGCAAAGTCTCCTAAATTCAGTCCTGGGAGGCATTGGACTCTACCCAATAATAGAGGCCGCAATTCTGAAAGGACAGAGCTGACTCTGAGGCGCACGTGTCTGAGATGAGAATGATTCTGTCTAGTCATCACAAGTAGCTTTTCCACACCTGCTTTCACTAGGCTTGAAACAAGGGTCTATTCAGCCTGTTCACCTTCTGTTGCCTTCCAGGAGCTTCTGGGCTTGGCCTGGCTCAGGTCCACAAAGACGCCAACCCCTCAGACCAGGGCAACAGCCAACAGCAAAAGAATTACCCAGAGGAGAGGCCTTGGGCTGCAGTTCATGGTGGAGCCTGCCAGACAAAAGGGATCTGAagggtggcagggctgggcaagGGCCCCTCCAACTCTCTCCCTAAACCCCAGCCCTTGGTAATCACACTGGGCAGAGCTGAAGCTGCCCTTTTGCAGGTGAGGTGGACCGTGGCTAGCTTTGCTTAGTTCCCCAATGAATTCAGTCACACCATCTCCTGCCCTCACTATAGCCAAAGCTTCCCCATTTTGTCAGCACACCCTGGAGGGCCAAGGCCTGAGGGGCCTGCCCACAGCCTCATACCTGCAGGCCCCAGCGTAGACTCCCACCTGTAGGAATCCTCAAAGCCCAATGGCCCGGGAGAGCTTACCATGCTCTGGACCTGGCAATGTCATTGTGGTGACCTGAGGCTCATTGCCGTCCTGCTCCCCACGTGGCTCAGAAGCCAGGAACAGGCCTGCAGACATGAAAGAACAAAGAACCCCCCTATTTTGTCCCCCACCCTGGACTCACCTGCAGCCCCAGAGCTACACGTAGTCGAGTAAGTCTTCAGCCCTGAGGGGCAGCAGGCAGAGGTGCTGCAGAGGAAGTAAACCTGGTGGGATGAGAATAAGGTCAAGGCACGGGGCTGGCTTAGAGCCATGGGCAAGAAGCCCTGAGGCAGGGACATGGGGTCTGGGACCCAGCCCAGGCCCACACTGCTGCCGGccaggcaggagggaagagatctGGGCATGCTGACCAGCCCCAGTCCCACGAGGTACAGAGCCATAGGTGCTGCTTCCCAATTTGGAACCTGTGCCTCCCTCGTTCTGGATGGCTCACGTCTGCAGTAGTGGACCCTGCGGGAGGGAAGCGCTGTGCGGCGTAGAGCCCTGGCCCCGGCCTTCAGAGTTCCCCCGGGAGGGCCAACTTGCTCCCTTTGCCACCCGACAGATGCGGAGAGGGGATTCCGAGGACGTAGTGTTAACTGGGCAGCAGGAGAACAGATGTCTAGCGCCCTCTCTTCCTGGCCCTCAATGACCAATGActgggggcagggttgggggggcGGGTTACCATGGCTTCCAAAAACACAAAGCCACGGGCAGCTCCCAAAACGTGtagaagcagggacttccctggttgtccagtgggtaagactccacgctcccagtgcagggggcccgggtttgatccctggtcggggaactagatcctgcatacatgccgcaatgaagatcctgcgtgccgcaactaagacctggcgcagccaaaataaattaattaattaattaaaaaaaaaaaaaggagtagaagCAGGAGGAACTGACCTGAACCAGCAGCCAGCAGCGTAACCAACAGGTACCCCTTCATCCAGCAGGCGAGGGTCTCTTGGCTCAGGAAGAGGCACGCAGCTGAGCTGGTTATTCAGCTAGCCTCCCAGGTGCTAACCAGTGACATCTGTCTACATCTGATGGAATGCCATgcatctatttaaaatatatagagatCTGTCTATATTAAGGTGAAAGATTTATATTGTTCAGTAGAACGAAAGTTAAACAGTAGTATGTGGCTTATGGTGCCATTTATAGATTACGTAGAAAAACCTAAATATACACTAAATGTATCCATATTTACCTTCCGCAGAAGTTGAGttataaaaattcaaagcagagggacttccctggtggcgcagtggttaagaatccgcctgccagtgcaggggacatgggttcgagccctggtccgggaagatcccacatgccgcagagcaactaagcccatgcgccacaactactgaccctgcactctagagcccgcgacccacaagtactgagcctgcatgccacaactactgaagcccacgtgcctagagcccgagctccgcaacaagagaagccaccgcagtgagaagcccgcacgcagcaacgaagagccaacgcagccaaaaataaactaattaattaaaataaaattcaaagcagAATTATGCTAAACACATCATTTCTGGAGTCAGAAGTGAGGTCACTCTGGAACACCATGCCCGGCTCAGGTTAGGGTTGATTGCCTTCACGATCCGgcattttccttcctccttctggaGTGGTTTGCAGGTCGGGGCTCACTGCCCTCCACAGCACTCAGGAAGACCAAGTCCCGTCTGGGGACCTTTGTCCTCATTAGCTCGCAGGGGGCTGGAGGGATTCGGTGACCAGCTTATCCCCGCTTAGCAGATGGGGAGCAGGCAGGAGGAAAACATGCTTCTGAGTGGTCCCCTGCGGGCCCTCCAGGAGCCAGTGTCCAGGAGGGCGAAGGTGGCAACGGTGAAGCACTGGTAGTGAGAGTGGAAGGGCAGAGCTACCCTCCCAAGGCCATCATTCAGGTCCTGAGCTGTCACCGAAAGGACACCTGGGGAGGAGAGAAGtcaaggagggggaggggaggggcagctcCAGCACCACCGCCACTCACCTGACTGGATGGGCCACTGAGGATACTGGAAGGGGTTGGCATTGGTGCAGCACCAGGACCAGAATGGGGTCTGTCCTCTGCAGGAGCCAGACCTCCATGGGGTCAGACTCTTGAAGCAGCCCCACAATGGAGTGGTCCCCCTCCCTGCGGTAGGAGCTGAAAGCCTTGTCTGCAGGGAGAGGGGCCCATGAACTTCAGTCGGCTGTATGTCTGGGAAGTGGGGGTGGGTAGAGAAAGCGCAGGGACACCGTACCCTTTTCCCTTGTCGATCTGCAGCTGGAGCCGCAGGGGCTGTACTGGGTCACAGTGGCTGGATGGGGGAGGAAAGAGGGACGCCTGGAGGGGCAGGAAGTCACTGGCGTTGAAGACACAGTGGATGTGAAGCCTGAAGTCCAAGTTGGAGAGGATGGAGGAGAGAAGACACAGAATCGGCGCATCCAGATTACTGTACTATGTGGATGGGACACAGGAGGCTTGGTCCAGCAGGGCGGATGGATGCCACCTGCAGTCCCCTGGGTGATGTGCATCGTTGGCCCATCCTCTGCCCACCACGTCTTGTCTTCTCGGGACAGTTCGAGCCTGCTGTGCCAGGCCATCTTCTAGGTGCCGAGGATGGAGCCCCCATGGGGCTGACAGATGCCCACCCTGTTCTGAAAGCTCTGTCATCTCACAGACCCGGGTTTGAATCTTATCAGCATTTACTGGCCGTTTAacctaagcctcaatttcttcatttgtacaaTGGCGCTGACCCCCCTCCCTCCAAAGCCTGTGGTTAAGGATCAAGTGAGGTCACGAGATAGCGCCCTGGGGTCATCATTGTCCTCGCAGTTGTGGCTGATCTGCCACCGGGTCCAGTGTGCCTGGCTGGCCTGCGTGGCACTGCACGcacctggtggggggaggggcaggccggCACCCGGAGGTGTCCTGCAGGAGGAGCTGACCCACCGCACCCCGGCTCCTGAGCGCTCGACCTTTACTTCTCCTTGTGGCAGAGCCCTGGGTTCAGGCCTGGGCCGGTGCCCTTGGGGAGGACGTCCTACCAATGGAGACCAGGGCCTGGCATAAAGGAGGTGTCAGTACACACGAGTGATTCCACCCCGACCGGAAGGCCCTTCCTCTGCGGAGCCCTCCAGCTCATTCCTGATGGCCTACAGCTGTTTCCCCTTATGCTTCCCTTCTGTGATGAATTCTGGCTAGCTCCCATAGCTTTTAAATCCTGATGTCCAAAGCATGCCAGATTTGTCCCCCGGTGCCCCTGGGAATAcatagcattttaaaagaaaagacatttgaaCCCTGATGCCAGCAGCCTGCCCCAGCCCTCGTGGCAGGAAGGGTGGGGAAAAAAGACATCTGGAAACCCACTCAGTGCCAAGCACAGAATTCCTACACCCCGTGGTTACCATATTAGTTCAGGCTGAGGTTGGTGCCTGGCCCCTGGGGTTCAGAGACAGGTGTGACAAGCTCAGATGTCCTCAGGGGTTACCCCCTGGCATCCTGGGTTCCTGGCTTGTTTTGCCACCTGAGTCAGCAGGTGCCGGTGGCCCCTTTCAGTGAGGGGTTCTCCCTccgctcctcccccaccccaccccgtacCCTCAGAGCTTCAGCCCCAGTTATCTTCTGCCTCATCTGCGGCTTTGTAACCTCTGAGATCAGGAGGTGGCAACGGCCAGGCACAGCCTTGGCTTCTTCCTGGGGCCTGGAAGGGGACTTTTCAGCTTCTTGATGCTTCGTTTCTCAGCTTAGTTCCTGGAGGGATAAAGGCGAGGGCTCTCGAGGACTCTGGCCCGCTCAGGCCCTGCTGTGACTTCTGCCTGCCAGGCGTGGGCAGGCCCGGGCTAATGCTCACATCAGCTCTGGTTGAGGGGCGCTGCCCCGGCCTGGGGGGCGGGTGGCGCTGGGAAGAGGTAAGTAGCTCATCCGAGGTCACACAGTGGGTGATAGCAGAGCTTGGACATGAACCCAGAcggctccaaagcctgtgctaAGCTCACCTGTGCTCCCTTCACACCCAAGCCCGCGGCCCAGCCTGTGTGAGGAAGGTGCCGTCCCACGTGATGGAACCCTGTGGCCGCATCCAGATGCCGCTGTTGGTCACCAGCTGGTTGTGCTGGATGCGGTCCACCTGTAGGAAGAGACAGCTGGGGGAGGCCCTGCCAGGGGGTGGTCATGGGCACCAGGGTGGCCCCCACTCTTCCTGGACTGCGGTGTCACAGCAGGTGAGAGGGCCAGCCATGGAGACCACGGAGGATCCCGCCTCCTGGCTGGGGGGCAGCCGGGGGGCGGTGCGGGCCAGGTGGAGATTGATCAGTGTCCTGCACACCAAGGCCGTTTCCTGGGACACCACCAGGACGAAGTGACTGTTTCTGAAGCACTGGACAGTCGCTGGGACGAAGGCAGATCAAAGAGGAGTGTCAGGGCCTTGGGGTTCAGGGTCCATCATAGACACGGTGCGGGGAGGGCCTGGGCGACCGTCAGGATTTGAGGGCTGGCCTCGGAGGGGAGAGCTGGCTTCTCTCACTGCCCTTTCTTGCAGTGGTAACTCCAGCAAAGCCTTCTCAGACCAGACTTTCTCACGCAGGCAACAGACAGGTGAACTACACTCTAGAAGTAGGGTCACCATTTAATTTGTCATCCACGCTGGAATGTTCTAGATCTACGGGTAGGGGTACATGTAAAGATAGATTAACtgagagatatgggaacatatgtatatgtataactgattcactttgttataaagcaggaactaacacaccattgtaaagcaattatactgcaataaatatgttaaaaaaaaaaagattaactgtTATCAGGCTGGGGCAGGTGGTCACCACATCTAAAGATCTCTTCTGTGGTCCATTCTGGGGGCCAGGCTCTCCTAGGAACGGGGCGTGGAGCAGTTTCATCACtggcgggtggggtgggggaggaagcccTCCTATTCCTTCAGCATTCAGGGGACCAGGGCCTTGCTCGGTTTGGAAAGTGGCACCTGTGTTGCCATAGTAACAGGGACCCTCTCTGGTGTTGTCATGACTGCAGCCCGCTGACGGGCTTCCTTTGAACTTCTTCTCACTCTGCGGGGGATGTGCCCGGAGGCCACCTGGCACTGTTCCTGAGTCAGAGGGTACCTAGGGCTGGGGACAAGAGTGGGGAGGACAGGGGAAGGAGCCAAGTGGGCTGCAGACCTCCAGGGAAATGGAGGGCAGTGGCCTCGCAGAGCCCAGCAAAGGGCTGTCAGGCCACCCGATCTTCAGGAAGGCTCCCGACAGCGTGTGCGCGCACGGAGGACTCCTCCGTACCTACGTAAGCTGGCTTCTCAGCTGCTCCCCACCGTGTTCCAAGGTGCCCCGCTGGGGTCGAGCTAGGGTGGGCTGGGTGGGTCCAGGGACAGTGAGGCAGGGGTTAAATGGGCTAAGCTGTCCTCTGGGGTAGGGCGGAGGGGATGCGGAtgaggggcaggaagggagaaTGTGGTTGGTGGTGCCAGGTGGGAGTCTGGAGTCCAGGTGTGATCAGGTTTGGGACAGATCAGAGTGACCATTGGGCAGCCCAGCTTCCACGAACACCCTCGGGTGGGAGCGCCCATCCTACAGGAGAGAGGGCGGCAGGGGAGCAGCCTCCAGGCAGAGGAGGGGTCAGTGCCCAGGACTTAGTCTTCCTCACCCACCAGCCCACTGAGTGGTCTTGGGTTCCGATGTGTCCCTGGTCCCTGAGGGGCCTCTCTAGCCTGACACTGTGTTAGGGCAAGCTGGTTCCCAGCCGTGGGGTCTCCCCCAGAGCAGTGAGACCCCTACCTTCTCCAGGGCATGGCAGTCTTTGTAATTGGCAGAAAAGACCGCGGGCCCCTGGGGCTTGGCTGTCACCCGCGATAGCAGATGGAGCAGCTGTTCATCTCAGATGGGTTCCCAAATTCATctgcagtggggggaggggagagagggatggagggaaggagtcACGGATGCTGAAGGGTGAAGCCAGAGGCCGTTGGACTCTGCTGAGAAGACTCCCGACTCACGAGAAGAAGTACCTCCTAGAGGTCTCCTGGGGGATTAAGGCCATTAATACCACCATGGCTGTTACCGATGACAAACAATGGGAACAATTAAATAACGTGGCCTCCTGGCTGGGAtcctaaaacagaaaaagaccttAGGTAAAAGCTAAGGAAATGGACTTTAGTTATAACAATGTGTCaacattggttcattaattgtaataaatgtaccatcCTAATGTGAGATGCTAATTACAGGGGGAGCTgtgtggggtatatgggaactctctgtgctatCTTCTCAGGTTTTCTGTAAATCTAGGACAGTTCtaagaaataaagtctattaacaacaacaacaagcctGGTTCACAGACAAGGGCGCTTCCCACGCGGCCGGCAGGGTCCCAAGGCCTTGCTTGTATTAGCTCATTAGGGGCCATCCTCCGAGGGGGGGGGCTGTCCCCATCCTCATCTCCTGGAAGCCTGAGCGCAGGGTCTGGAGGAGCCCAGCTCAGCGCGTGTTAGTCCCCGTAGGTCATTATAATTCATAGCTGCAGGGAGAGCATGTGACTTGGTCGTTAAGAGTCTGGCTCCAGTCCAGCCCCCTGGTCACTTTCTGGCTGTGACAAGGGAAACGTCATTTTTCTGAGCTTCGGTTTCCCGTTTGTGGATTGGGGTTGATATCGCTTACCTCGCAGGGTGAGGGGAGACTGAAAGAGACGAATACTGGGGGTGATAAGTCATTTGTGATAATGACTGAACACTTGGTAGTGATCAACTTTTACTGCAATTAGCACTGAGATGGGGGAAGCTCCCTGGGTTAAGGGCCCCGGGAGCAGAGCAGGTGGAGGCAGTTTCTGGAGGGAAGGCTGCCTGAGCAGAGGCAGAGGCGCCAGTGGACACGGGGAGtgccgtgggggggggggggtgggtattGTGCCAAAGCGGagggaatttgggggtgggggagggcagggcataGAGAGGTGGGGAAACATCGGACTTAAGCTgggctgggaaggggaggagaggtggctggaggggggcaggggctggtgaGGTGACTTCTTCCTGCGGGACGATGGGaggttttcaactttttattttgaaatacttccAGACTTACTGAAAAGAAGTTCCATGTATCCTTCACCCAGATTCCTCAAACGTTAActtctttttacatttgtttcaGTGCTCATCTTCTCTCTGattgtatgtacacacacacgtgtgcgcatgcacacacacacacacacacaatttcttcCATATAGCATGAGAGAGCTGGTTGCAGACGTGACTGACTCTAGACACTGCTgtgtgtatttcttaaaaaacaagcaaccacAGTCAAaagatcaaaatcaggaaatcaaCATCGGTATGACCCAACTGTCTAATCTATGAACCTTATTCAATTCACCTATTGTCCTCATGCTTTTACAGCAAAGGAGAAAGTTTTTTTCCCAGACCAGGTCCAGTCCAAGGTCAGAATCATGTTCCTTGGGCCTCCTCCAATCTCGGACAGTCCCTCTGTCTGTGTCTTTCATAGCGTGAATATTTTTGAGGagtacaggccagttattttgcaGCACGGCCCTCGTTTGGGTTTGTCTCGTGTTTCCCGCTGCTTAGACGCAGTTTATGCATTTTTGGTGGTGTGTGGGTTGCTAGggccaccataacaaaataccatagacttggTGGCTGAAACAATAGAAgtgtattttctcacagctctggaagctggaagtccaagatcacgaTGTCAGGAAGCCTGGCTTCTTCTGAGGCTTCTCCCCTTGACTTGCAGGTGACTGCCTTCTTGCTAAGCCCTCACATGTGTGCATACACCCCTGGCGTCTCTTTATGGGTCCAAAATTCTTCtccttctaaggacaccagtctgattggattaggacccaccctaatagCCCCATTTTAACTTCATCACTTcttaaagaccccatctccaaatagtcacattctgaggtagtgggattagggcttcaatgtATGAATGGAGGcccagttcaacccataacaggcAGCAACACCCCAGAGgtgatgttgtgtccttctcaTTGCATTCAAACCGGAGGCCCATCGGACTGGCTTGTCCTATTACTGCTGATAGATCTTTCATCACTGGGTGAGATGGGATtggccaggtttctccactctaCAGCTAGCTACTGTGTTTCTCTTTGTAACTAGAAAGTATCTTATGGGGAGATATTTTGAGACTACTTAATTATCCCGCCTCTCAGCAAACATTCACCCACTGGTGTGCTGGTTCTCCAATCCATCATTCCTTCTGTCAATACATTGCTTTGCTTTCTATTGTAACAGAGAGCTTTCCCTGATGGGGGGTTTTAGGTGCCAGGGAGAGCACCAGACAGAGGAGTTGAGAGACCTGGCTTCTATCCTGCATTCACCTCTCAGGAGACAAGGGAccttccctgtctgtaaaataggCATGGAATTAGATAATATTCAGAGAGGTGTTTTCTAACGGATCACGGACCTTACTCGTGAGGAAGGCGTCTCTCCCAAGTCCctggaaaggcagagaaagagcaGGGGAGCTTCCTCATGGCCAAGGGCAGAAGGATGCCTTTCAGAAAAGTGGTGCTGAGCTGTCCTGGAGAGAGAGAGCCCTGAGCCCTTGGTCATGACTCTACATTTCTGCAAAGACTCATGGGTACCAGAGCTCATCTGCCTGATGCTGGATCGCTTCAGCCTGCAGCGGCTTCAAGCAGGGTTTCAGctcccagccagggattgaagtCAGGtcacggcagtgagagcgctgagtcctaGTCACTAGACCACAAGGGACAAGTGGCCAGTTACAAAGCCCTGGCCCATCAGCTGTGTAGAGACGAATTTCcatatagagatggaaagtagtgaaacaagtaaagtgtttattaggaggaaaagggttacgtgtggatagacacacgggcgggctgagagagagagagagagtcatgcCCTTGTgatagtttgaatcacttatatggggcattccTTCccggtttcctttggccaatcatcttgctttgcctggttctgaggccgtatttggtttatctcagagTCCTCCCGTGTGTGCAcacgcatctcttagccaagatggattctagcgaagagggctatgggtaggttgacatcacttactatgaGATGATGCCCCCTCCCTTTTGACCTctgaggagcctttctgcacatgtatAGTTGGGAAGGACTCCTTGacttcaagaatgaggaatatgtggtcttttatctcttttctggGCACGGCTCAGCTATTCTTTTGCTCCTCATCTTGGAGTATCTCTCCATAGGCGACAGACTCTGGCTGctcagcctggagcccatctgtctcctgcctcaagCCTGAAGCTCCAATGCTCACCCACTagagaccttgggaaagtcacctaCCGGCTTGGtgactccatttcctcatctgtataatggggctAATAAGGGTACATAACTTGTAGGGTTGCTCTGAGGATTCAATAAATAACCCATGTAAAGCACTGAGAACAATCTGCATGTGGTAATCATTTGAACGTGATAGTGGTGAAAACcaccattattttttatggttgaggaGAGAGGGTCAGATCAGGGTGACTTGGCTTGGAACCTTGGCTTCCCTCTTGGcctctttctgaacctcagtttgtttatctctttctcacCTTTCTAAACttagtcctttttatttttgaaaatttgactTGAGTTTCTGAATATGTAAAGTGGGATTAAAAATAAggtcaagggacttcccttgtggcgcagtggttaagactccacgctcccaattcagggggcccaggtttgttccctggccagggaaatagatcccacatgcatgctgcaactaagagtttacatgccacaactaaggagcctgcctgctgcaactaagacctagtgcaacgaaataaataaataaatatttaaaaaaaataaggtcgAAGTCACTGAGGTGCTGAGA
It encodes:
- the ZP1 gene encoding LOW QUALITY PROTEIN: zona pellucida sperm-binding protein 1 (The sequence of the model RefSeq protein was modified relative to this genomic sequence to represent the inferred CDS: inserted 7 bases in 5 codons; deleted 1 base in 1 codon; substituted 3 bases at 3 genomic stop codons), with the protein product MLHKLREASLQPTGSTGVTKSKFVLFATGQANEFGNPSEMNSCSICYRXVTAKPQGPAVFSANYKDCHALEKDGRSHPRVFVEAGLPNGXTLICPKPDHTWTPDSHLAPPTTFSLPAPHPPRYPLTQEQCQVASGHIPRRVRRSSKEAXSAGCSHDNTREGPCYYGNTATVQCFRNSHFVLVVSQETALVCRTLINLHLARTAPRLPPSQEAGSSVVDRIQHNQLVTNSGIWMRPQGSITWDGTFRLHIHCVFNASDFLPLQASLFPPPSSHCDPVQPLRLQLQIDKGKGYDKAFSSYRREGDHSIVGLLQESDPMEVWLLQRTDPILVLVLHQCXNPFQYPQWPIQSGECPFGDSSGPEXWPWEGALPFHSHYQCFTVATFALLDTGSWRARRGQVYFLCSTSACCPSGLKTYSTTCSSGAAGRQXASGHHNDIARXQSMVSSPGPLGFEDSYRWESTLGPAGSTMNCSPRPLLWVILLLLAVALVXGVGVFVDLSQAKPRSSWKTQELRVGTLEACHLVAIMDEGIQSSRGQKN